A region from the Bacillota bacterium genome encodes:
- a CDS encoding class II aldolase/adducin family protein: MVKVVRSELWKYGRKIIESGLVVGPGGNISAKAGDVMYISPSGYAFDDVEPGDYVGVDIASGEVVDSNEKTRPSSEVLMHLACYRSRQDVSAVVHIHPPYGIAVASTTGRLEAMFPDFAAYVGKVGMLGYVVPSSPQLADAVEGKIVDHNAILMSNHGAVTVGANLKEAFYRAVVLEEGAKIFVLSRILGEPRVFTEADVEEIKNLGAEKYRTQLLRQPHQA; this comes from the coding sequence GTCGGGCCGGGCGGGAATATCAGCGCGAAGGCCGGCGATGTGATGTATATATCCCCGAGCGGCTATGCCTTTGATGATGTCGAGCCTGGGGATTACGTAGGGGTGGATATTGCCAGTGGCGAGGTCGTTGACAGCAATGAGAAGACGAGGCCCTCGTCCGAGGTGCTGATGCACCTTGCCTGCTACCGGTCCCGTCAGGACGTGAGCGCGGTTGTACATATCCATCCGCCTTACGGCATAGCCGTAGCCAGCACCACCGGCAGGCTCGAGGCGATGTTCCCCGATTTTGCGGCGTATGTTGGGAAAGTGGGGATGCTGGGCTATGTAGTCCCATCCAGCCCTCAGCTCGCCGATGCAGTCGAGGGGAAGATCGTGGATCACAATGCGATCCTCATGTCAAATCATGGGGCGGTTACGGTGGGGGCAAACCTCAAGGAGGCGTTCTACCGGGCTGTGGTCCTCGAGGAGGGTGCGAAGATATTCGTGTTATCCAGGATCCTCGGCGAGCCCCGGGTCTTCACCGAGGCGGATGTGGAGGAGATCAAAAACCTCGGCGCCGAGAAATACAGGACTCAGCTCTTGAGACAGCCGCACCAGGCATAA
- a CDS encoding alcohol dehydrogenase catalytic domain-containing protein — translation MKAAVFMEPRRMEVREVETPRCGPGEVRIKVMACAICGTDIRIYNHGHHNVKPPQIIGHEIAGIVDEVGSSVKDLREGDHVIVVTSIPCGRCAFCQKGSPNLCIDFKAIGYHYPGGFAQYMVMPEEGVRAGNIMKIPDNLPFNEASLVEPLSCVINGQSYLNISLADSVLIIGAGPIGCMHAELARAKGATKVMMSDVSVERLDIARGFGIDRLINPTQESLEKVVAEETDGAGVNVVIVACSSGKAQEDALKVVATQGRISFFGGLPKDNPYINFNSNIIHYKEVSVHGAFASYPSQYKQALSIIATKRVDASRFITATFPLDRIVEAIATAQKAEGLKMVINPWQ, via the coding sequence ATGAAGGCAGCGGTATTCATGGAGCCCCGTAGGATGGAGGTTCGCGAGGTGGAGACACCCAGGTGCGGCCCGGGCGAGGTCCGCATCAAGGTGATGGCCTGCGCGATCTGCGGGACGGACATAAGGATATACAATCACGGCCACCATAACGTCAAGCCCCCTCAGATTATAGGCCACGAGATCGCGGGCATTGTCGACGAGGTTGGTTCAAGTGTCAAGGATCTGAGGGAAGGCGACCACGTCATCGTCGTAACCTCCATACCTTGCGGCAGGTGTGCCTTTTGCCAGAAAGGCTCGCCAAATCTGTGCATCGATTTCAAAGCTATTGGCTACCACTACCCCGGCGGTTTTGCCCAGTACATGGTCATGCCCGAGGAGGGGGTCAGGGCCGGAAACATTATGAAGATACCTGATAACCTCCCATTCAACGAGGCATCCCTCGTGGAGCCTCTATCATGCGTAATAAACGGGCAATCATATTTGAATATAAGCCTTGCTGATTCGGTCCTGATAATAGGCGCGGGTCCTATAGGCTGCATGCACGCTGAGCTCGCCAGGGCCAAGGGCGCGACCAAGGTCATGATGTCGGATGTGTCGGTGGAGCGCCTTGACATAGCCAGGGGTTTCGGCATCGACAGGCTGATCAACCCCACACAGGAGAGCCTCGAGAAGGTTGTTGCCGAGGAGACAGATGGAGCCGGGGTGAATGTCGTTATCGTAGCGTGCTCCTCAGGTAAGGCCCAGGAGGATGCGCTCAAGGTGGTTGCGACCCAGGGGAGAATAAGCTTCTTTGGTGGCTTGCCAAAGGACAATCCATACATCAACTTCAACAGCAATATCATTCACTACAAGGAAGTATCGGTCCATGGGGCCTTCGCTTCGTATCCGAGCCAGTATAAACAGGCGTTGAGCATCATCGCCACAAAGAGGGTCGACGCCTCTAGATTCATAACCGCGACATTCCCTCTGGACAGGATCGTTGAGGCCATCGCGACGGCGCAAAAAGCCGAAGGGCTCAAGATGGTCATAAATCCTTGGCAATAG
- the srlD gene encoding sorbitol-6-phosphate dehydrogenase — MERRLEDKIALVTGAGQGIGRGLALRLAREGCHVVVADLNEATASTVVEEIRALDRRAIAVKVDVGDAAQVAAMVDRAVAEFGRIDILVSNAGILKSFPITDFPEEAWDAIIRVNLKGNFLCMREVAKQMIKQRSGKIISMSSKSGKKGSLWNAGYCASKFGIIGLVQSVALDLAPFGINVNAVCPGNVFETPLWDQLDVEYSRKLGIPPEKVREKYIEKVPLGRGCTIEDVANVVVFLASKESDYMTGQAINVTGGQEMR; from the coding sequence ATGGAAAGACGTCTCGAAGATAAGATAGCACTTGTGACCGGTGCCGGCCAGGGCATTGGAAGAGGGCTCGCCCTGCGCCTCGCGCGGGAAGGGTGTCATGTTGTGGTCGCCGACCTCAATGAGGCCACAGCGAGCACGGTGGTGGAGGAGATAAGGGCCCTGGACAGGCGGGCGATAGCGGTCAAGGTTGATGTGGGGGATGCCGCGCAGGTTGCGGCCATGGTCGACCGGGCGGTTGCCGAATTCGGCAGGATAGATATCTTGGTAAGCAATGCAGGTATCCTCAAGTCCTTCCCCATCACCGATTTCCCCGAGGAGGCCTGGGATGCCATCATAAGGGTGAATCTCAAGGGCAACTTCCTGTGCATGAGGGAAGTTGCAAAGCAGATGATAAAGCAGCGCTCAGGCAAGATCATCAGTATGAGCTCGAAGTCCGGGAAAAAGGGCAGCCTATGGAATGCTGGTTACTGCGCATCGAAATTCGGCATTATCGGCCTGGTCCAGAGCGTGGCGCTGGACCTTGCGCCCTTTGGGATAAACGTCAACGCCGTTTGCCCGGGTAACGTCTTTGAGACCCCCCTGTGGGACCAGCTCGACGTTGAGTACTCTAGGAAACTCGGCATACCTCCCGAGAAGGTGCGGGAGAAGTATATCGAAAAGGTGCCGCTGGGTAGGGGCTGCACGATCGAGGATGTTGCAAACGTGGTCGTTTTCCTGGCCTCGAAGGAATCGGATTATATGACGGGCCAGGCCATAAACGTCACAGGGGGTCAGGAGATGCGTTAG
- a CDS encoding TIM barrel protein: protein MADLKLGIDACFARKRWPDPKDWMRIVREDLNLDYVEFCSDLLDPILTPESTRVRTAREIKRIAEDLGLTIVVYYTGLIPHCLNLLSHPDLEARAQGLRWCVGAIETASYMGVDGIGGHFDTIAYKDWSDPERRKFMIDNLLESFRYLSRVAHDAGQKFILWEQMYTPNETPHTIREAHELYERVNEGAAVPIYLTVDVGHACHRGYPYSPDDGDPYQWLREFAQVSPVIHIQQTDASASHHWPFTAKYNDRGIVDAQKVIDAIDASGSKENYLILEIFHSLGTNEDQLISDLKESVAHWRQYLK from the coding sequence TTGGCGGATTTAAAGCTTGGAATAGATGCATGTTTTGCGCGTAAGAGATGGCCCGATCCCAAGGATTGGATGAGGATAGTGAGGGAGGATCTAAACCTGGACTATGTCGAGTTTTGTTCGGACCTGCTGGACCCCATACTTACACCGGAATCCACCAGGGTCCGGACGGCCAGGGAGATCAAGAGAATTGCCGAGGACCTGGGGCTGACTATAGTGGTTTACTATACGGGATTGATCCCCCATTGTTTGAATTTGCTATCCCACCCGGATCTCGAGGCGAGGGCCCAGGGGTTGCGCTGGTGCGTGGGGGCCATTGAGACGGCGAGCTACATGGGTGTCGACGGCATCGGTGGGCATTTCGATACAATAGCGTATAAGGACTGGAGCGATCCCGAGCGGCGGAAGTTCATGATAGATAACCTCTTAGAGAGCTTCAGGTATCTCTCGAGGGTCGCCCATGATGCCGGGCAGAAATTCATCCTCTGGGAGCAGATGTACACACCCAACGAAACCCCGCATACCATCCGCGAGGCTCACGAGCTTTATGAGCGCGTAAACGAGGGGGCAGCGGTGCCGATCTATCTTACGGTCGACGTGGGGCACGCCTGCCACAGGGGTTACCCATATAGCCCCGACGACGGCGACCCGTATCAATGGTTGAGGGAATTTGCGCAGGTGTCACCGGTCATCCACATCCAGCAGACCGACGCGAGCGCGAGCCATCACTGGCCCTTCACGGCCAAGTACAATGATCGCGGGATCGTGGACGCCCAAAAGGTGATAGATGCGATCGATGCCTCGGGTTCAAAGGAGAACTACCTCATCCTGGAGATATTCCATTCGCTCGGCACGAATGAGGACCAGCTCATATCCGATTTAAAGGAGAGCGTGGCCCACTGGAGGCAGTATCTGAAATAG
- a CDS encoding HAD family phosphatase, translating into MSIRLVAIDLDYTLLNEKLEIPDVARDAIQAAVKRGTTITLASGRMYRSTVRFAEELGLDAPLITYNGAMTKSSRSRQLYHHLPVPIDLALGVVEYAQQEDIHINVYLDDNLYVKELSPEATGYATRSGVEAIPVGDLTRFLQADPTKLLFVADEKVINKHIPIVKERFGEQLNVVRSMPIYIEVTNKGVSKGTALKALAAQLGISREEVLAIGDSENDLDMIKYAGTGVAVANALDIVKDEANYVTSHPNGRGVAEAFDKFVLH; encoded by the coding sequence TTGAGCATTAGACTCGTCGCTATCGATTTAGACTATACCCTCCTCAATGAGAAGTTGGAGATACCGGATGTAGCACGGGACGCCATACAGGCCGCTGTCAAGCGCGGCACGACGATAACCCTGGCGAGCGGGAGGATGTACAGGTCCACCGTGCGATTCGCCGAGGAACTCGGCCTCGACGCGCCGCTGATCACGTATAACGGCGCCATGACCAAATCATCCCGCTCAAGGCAGCTCTATCACCACCTGCCCGTTCCAATCGACCTGGCCCTGGGCGTTGTAGAGTACGCCCAGCAAGAGGATATCCACATCAATGTTTACCTCGACGATAACCTCTATGTTAAAGAGCTCTCGCCCGAGGCGACCGGCTATGCCACGCGATCCGGCGTCGAGGCGATACCCGTAGGGGATCTAACAAGGTTCCTCCAGGCCGACCCAACCAAGCTCCTATTCGTTGCCGACGAAAAGGTCATAAATAAGCACATACCCATCGTCAAGGAGAGATTTGGCGAGCAATTGAATGTAGTGCGGTCGATGCCCATTTACATAGAGGTAACGAATAAAGGCGTATCCAAGGGAACGGCCCTGAAAGCCCTGGCCGCGCAACTCGGCATCTCCAGGGAGGAGGTCCTCGCCATAGGTGATAGCGAGAACGACCTGGATATGATCAAATACGCGGGGACAGGGGTAGCTGTAGCCAACGCCCTTGATATCGTGAAGGATGAAGCCAATTATGTAACATCCCACCCGAACGGGCGCGGCGTGGCCGAAGCCTTCGATAAGTTTGTCCTTCATTAA
- a CDS encoding DeoR/GlpR transcriptional regulator, producing MIAIMLGSARRLAIIDILEQRGFVTVDELAREFSVSRETIRRDFRALRRQGLLEKVYGGATISARTAKEYTFADRETRRLPEKQAIAEAALQFIQLGDTVMMDASSTVLQLSKVIPEDMEISVITNALPVIEELASRPNVAITSTGGSLRRTSYSFVGPAAESNLAKLRANKAFISAKGVSIQHGLTEANPYEGRIKELMVNNASEVILLVDSSKLDRLALVQFAPIERANVVITDKAAPAEVVSKLQESGVRVIVAGSCS from the coding sequence GTGATTGCTATCATGCTTGGATCGGCCAGGCGCCTGGCGATTATAGATATACTGGAGCAGCGGGGATTTGTTACCGTCGACGAGCTGGCGCGGGAATTCTCCGTATCAAGGGAGACCATCCGGCGGGACTTCAGGGCCCTGAGAAGGCAGGGCCTCCTGGAAAAGGTATACGGCGGCGCCACTATAAGCGCCAGGACAGCGAAGGAGTATACCTTCGCGGACCGCGAGACGCGCCGGCTCCCCGAGAAGCAGGCCATTGCAGAGGCTGCGCTCCAATTTATACAGCTCGGGGATACAGTGATGATGGACGCATCAAGCACAGTCCTTCAGCTCTCAAAGGTTATCCCAGAGGACATGGAGATAAGCGTCATAACCAACGCCCTGCCTGTGATCGAGGAGCTTGCCTCGAGGCCTAATGTCGCCATCACCTCCACGGGCGGTTCCCTGCGCAGGACATCTTATTCCTTTGTGGGGCCGGCCGCCGAAAGCAATCTCGCGAAACTCAGGGCCAACAAGGCGTTTATATCTGCCAAGGGCGTCTCGATTCAACACGGCCTTACGGAGGCTAACCCCTACGAGGGCAGGATAAAGGAGTTGATGGTCAATAACGCCTCTGAGGTTATCCTCCTTGTTGATTCAAGCAAGCTCGACCGGTTGGCCCTCGTGCAATTTGCGCCCATAGAGCGGGCTAATGTCGTGATAACCGACAAGGCCGCTCCGGCGGAGGTCGTGTCAAAGCTCCAGGAGAGCGGGGTGCGTGTAATAGTTGCAGGTAGCTGCAGCTGA